A DNA window from Brassica napus cultivar Da-Ae chromosome A4, Da-Ae, whole genome shotgun sequence contains the following coding sequences:
- the LOC106454065 gene encoding uncharacterized protein At4g04775-like, with protein sequence MTSSSTSSTHFSRISTHGVPTRCWCGEGITAFGSSTAENRYRRFYRCEIARDRKTENHLFKWIDEALIEEIRMVDAKHERVAQVITKFEERVMEKVKSEMVRVEHQMSEKLKEKVDLEIARVAHEMKHKLKIATVAMVVVGAIVGIWTSLSV encoded by the exons ATGACCAGTTCGTCAACATCTTCTACTCATTTTTCTCGAATCTCTACTCATGGTGTGCCTACAAGATGTTGGTGTGGCGAGGGCATAACCGCGTTTGGTTCATCAACGGCGGAGAATAGGTATCGACGATTCTACCGATGCGAAATCGCCAGAGAT AGAAAAACTGAGAATCATCTATTTAAATGGATTGATGAAGCTTTGATTGAGGAGATTCGGATGGTGGATGCGAAACATGAGAGGGTTGCTCAAGTGATTACGAAGTTTGAAGAAAGGGTTATGGAAAAGGTGAAGTCCGAGATGGTTAGAGTTGAACATCAGATGTCCGAAAAGCTTAAAGAGAAGGTAGACTTGGAGATTGCTAGAGTTGCACACGAGATGAAACATAAGCTAAAGATTGCAACGGTGGCTATGGTAGTTGTAGGAGCAATCGTAGGAATATGGACTTCTCTTAGTGTCTGA
- the LOC106448113 gene encoding uncharacterized protein LOC106448113: protein MAMDQLPKTLFKERTETQVEKVNNTCRTSILKKVEKYVEAEYKEVLGDPLFSQVMDIYVHKLQYSGRVIHSFVCKQLLTAKRHELWFHFARRALRFSMQEFHAITGLKYKDDEPDLYIDKWRGDKGFWSKLLRKKGKISLQQIRKVHLKSCNTWSHVDRLRMVYLCVIAGLVMAKDEKVCIPHKYIKLVMDFDKMRKYPWGLHSFDALVTSITEARDKVKTQNSYVIDGFSYALQIWLMEAIPDIGIESDFASTGVVFPYISSTGNGNIIVDAGFERDDEMNDERVDLIIDMYRKKYDWSKHVWGYQETEQPYAESSEDDGSKEEEAGERSDCGMEEEIETAHVSPAKKRKNQYQDIGAESRKKRLLCQRSTDKYRDLEESMKSYIQGMFNSSFTALGLEVRDLIEDRFTKLEQMILSSQTPVGVPAYTQPHGPAPAYIQTHGHAPAYTQTHGAAPAYTHTPAAATTSTHTHAAATTSTQAPTPTPASTHASGPATTSRA, encoded by the exons ATGGCGATGGATCAGTTGCCAAAAACCCTATTCAAAGAGAGAACGGAAACACAAGTTGAGAAGGTGAACAACACTTGTCGAACTTCCATACTTAAGAAGGTGGAGAAGTATGTTGAAGCAGAGTACAAAGAAGTGTTGGGTGATCCGCTATTTTCTCAGGTTATGGATATTTATGTGCACAAGCTTCAGTATTCAGGGAGAGTGATCCACAGCTTCGTTTGTAAGCAGCTTCTGACCGCAAAGCGCCATGAGTTGTGGTTCCATTTTGCTAGGAGGGCTCTCAGATTTTCAATGCAAGAATTCCATGCGATCACTGGTCTGAAATATAAAGACGACGAGCCTGACTTGTATATTGATAAATGGAGAGGTGATAAAGGGTTTTGGAGTAAGTTGCTgcggaaaaaaggaaaaattagcCTACAGCAAATCAGGAAGGTGCATCTGAAGTCTTGTAATACATGGTCTCATGTTGATAGGCTGAGGATGGTGTATTTGTGTGTGATTGCTGGTCTGGTTATGGCGAAGGATGAGAAGGTGTGCATCCCACACAAGTACATCAAGCTGGTGATGGATTTCGATAAGATGAGAAAATATCCGTGGGGTCTTCACTCTTTTGATGCGCTTGTGACTTCCATTACTGAAGCTAGGGATAAAGTGAAGACGCAGAACAGCTATGTCATAGATGGATTCTCTTATGCACTTCAGATTTGGTTGATGGAGGCTATTCCAGACATCGG TATTGAGTCCGATTTTGCATCCACT ggaGTTGTGTTTCCATACATCTCTTCAACTGGAAATGGCAACATCATTGTTGATGCTGGGTTTGAGCGAGACGATGAGATGAATGACGAAAGGGTCGATCTGATCATTGACATGTACAGAAAGAAGTATGACTGGAGTAAGCATGTTTGGGGTTATCAGGAAACTGAACAACCATATGCGGAAAGTTCTGAGGATGATGGTTCAAAGGAAGAAGAGGCTGGAGAAAGAAGTGACTGTGGAATGGAAGAAGAAATAGAAACCGCCCATGTGTCTCCtgcaaagaagagaaagaaccaGTATCAGGATATTGGAGCCGAGTCAAGGAAGAAGAGGTTACTTTGCCAAAGATCAACCGACAAATACAGAGATCTTGAAGAGAGTATGAAGTCCTATATCCAGGGTATGTTTAATTCTTCTTTTACTGCCTTAGGGCTTGAGGTCCGCGACTTAATTGAAGACCGGTTTACCAAATTAGAGCAGATGATCCTTTCATCTCAGACTCCAGTTGGTGTTCCGGCTTATACTCAGCCTCATGGTCCTGCTCCGGCTTATATTCAGACTCATGGTCATGCTCCGGCTTATACTCAGACTCATGGTGCTGCTCCGGCTTATACTCATACTCCTGCTGCTGCTACGACATCTACTCATACTCATGCTGCTGCTACGACATCTACTCAAGCTCCTACTCCTACTCCGGCGTCTACTCACGCTAGTGGTCCTGCTACTACTTCCCGCGCTTGA
- the LOC106448115 gene encoding uncharacterized protein LOC106448115 has translation MHIYASCGVWKFDPCKEWGFAFDKEKGGRVLAVELTSSFEDLRTTAFEDFGIDQNDVELELSYLPMELISMIDCPPVIIGNDRQVKNFLTYVRGKASSRLCVSISPVNANNDNIELDKEQSNASGRDRREPPSVSPGDDIGSSSQSSKDGEDECNLNALKKNEDADLSGKEEDRGKSVWFSLKHVVKTGETFQNKSKLKAALEMSAMKNNFDYKVVNSDRKLWYIRCVDNKCRWSVRAEGLSGSTYFIIKKYVADHTCAASNMNNGGRTASAKTIGTLIMHRYDGVKEGPKANAIIQIMRMEHGCEISKSLAWDAREYAINLVSGIPEQSFGKIPKYLHMLKEANPGTHTFYETDVDGKFRFLFLSFGQSVRGFHTSMRKVLVVDGTFLKSKYKGVLLVATALDGNSNLYPIAFAVVDSENDRSWNWFFRQLKVVVPDERALAFVSDRNNSLCKGLENVYPLSQHGICIHHLLNNVVTHYRGKGVVGLIAKASKAYRVVDFQKRFEAVCNISPAIGEYLTDADVTKWARCQFQGYRYDIRTTNPAESINSALRSPKEYPVIPLLDSIREMLTRWFFERRTRSRKHTMPLTIAIEKKIDRRINKGKTFLVQPVNEHCFLVRGDTIDCLVDLDRRTCSCGKYDLLKIPCRHAIKAGLTVGRAPSSLTDFMYTTSNWRTAYEETINPIGVPEDSWWFKILFGMPVC, from the coding sequence ATGCATATCTATGCCTCTTGTGGGGTGTGGAAATTTGATCCCTGTAAAGAATGGGGATTTGCTTTTGATAAGGAAAAAGGAGGAAGAGTACTTGCTGTGGAATTGACAAGTTCCTTTGAAGATCTAAGGACTACGGCTTTTGAGGATTTTGGCATTGACCAAAACGATGTCGAGCTTGAGTTAAGCTACTTACCTATGGAGTTAATCAGTATGATAGACTGTCCTCCAGTAATCATTGGGAATGATCGGCAAGTCAAGAATTTTCTTACATATGTACGTGGAAAAGCTTCTTCAAGGTTGTGTGTGTCTATTTCACCTGTCAATGCAAACAACGACAACATTGAGCTTGATAAGGAGCAATCTAACGCGTCTGGCAGAGACCGACGTGAGCCTCCCTCCGTTTCACCTGGAGATGACATTGGTAGTTCTTCTCAATCGAGCAAGGATGGTGAAGACGAATGTAACTTGAacgccttgaaaaaaaatgaagatgctGACTTAAGTGGAAAAGAAGAGGATAGGGGAAAAAGTGTTTGGTTCTCTTTGAAGCATGTTGTGAAGACGGGTGAAACGTTTCAAAACAAATCTAAGTTAAAAGCAGCATTGGAAATGTCAGCAATGAAGAATAACTTCGATTACAAAGTTGTGAATTCAGATAGAAAACTTTGGTACATCCGATGCGTGGACAACAAGTGTAGGTGGAGTGTTCGTGCTGAGGGGTTATCAGGATCTAcatattttatcatcaaaaaaTATGTGGCGGATCATACATGTGCTGCGTCAAATATGAATAATGGTGGTCGGACAGCTTCTGCAAAAACTATTGGGACTCTAATAATGCATAGGTATGATGGTGTCAAAGAAGGTCCCAAAGCTAATGCTATCATACAGATTATGAGAATGGAACATGGATGCGAGATATCGAAATCATTAGCGTGGGACGCTCGTGAGTATGCGATTAATCTGGTTAGCGGCATTCCCGAGCAGAGTTTTGGAAAAATTCCGAAATACTTGCACATGCTGAAAGAAGCTAATCCAGGAACACACACCTTTTACGAAACCGATGTTGATGGTAAATTCAGATTTCTCTTTCTTTCGTTTGGGCAATCAGTACGAGGATTTCATACATCCATGCGAAAAGTTCTTGTTGTTGATGGGACATTTTTGAAGAGCAAATACAAAGGAGTATTACTTGTTGCGACAGCTTTAGATGGAAACTCCAACTTGTATCCTATTGCATTTGCTGTTGTGGACTCGGAAAATGATCGTTCATGGAATTGGTTTTTCAGACAACTAAAGGTTGTTGTTCCGGACGAGCGTGCTCTTGCGTTTGTGTCGGACAGAAATAACTCACTTTGTAAGGGGCTTGAGAATGTGTATCCTCTTTCTCAACATGGAATTTGTATTCACCATTTGTTAAATAATGTGGTCACACATTACAGAGGAAAAGGAGTGGTTGGATTGATTGCAAAAGCTTCTAAAGCTTATAGAGTTGTTGATTTTCAGAAGCGATTCGAAGCTGTGTGCAATATTAGTCCAGCTATTGGAGAATATTTAACAGATGCAGATGTTACAAAGTGGGCTCGCTGTCAGTTTCAAGGATACAGGTATGACATCAGGACGACAAACCCGGCTGAGTCAATAAACTCTGCTTTGCGCTCACCAAAAGAGTATCCAGTCATTCCTTTGTTGGATAGCATCAGAGAAATGCTTACCCGTTGGTTCTTCGAACGACGCACACGAAGCAGGAAGCACACAATGCCATTAACTATTGCCATCGAGAAAAAGATAGATAGACGGATTAACAAGGGTAAAACGTTTCTTGTCCAGCCAGTTAACGAGCATTGTTTTTTGGTTCGTGGAGATACAATCGACTGCCTGGTTGATTTGGACAGAAGAACCTGCTCTTGTGGGAAATATGACCTACTGAAAATCCCATGTAGACACGCAATCAAGGCTGGTTTAACAGTTGGCCGCGCCCCATCCTCACTAACGGATTTCATGTACACGACTTCCAATTGGAGAACAGCTTATGAAGAAACTATCAATCCAATAGGTGTTCCTGAGGATAGTTGGTGGTTCAAGATACTGTTCGGAATGCCAGTGTGCTAG